From Mucilaginibacter rubeus, a single genomic window includes:
- a CDS encoding TonB-dependent receptor has translation MINKIYLLFLLTLFTTVASAQTGGIKGQIIDAQTKEPLSGAFVHFDNKNGGSVTDAFGNYAITGVDAGQYKLKVKYIGYTEYKQDVTITAGKVSVMNIQLSEKPEELKTVKVYGTTNAESESSSRRKESKADNIINVLSAQAMQRSPDINAANALQRVSAVTIQRNSGSDEAYAIIRGLEPRYNNTLINGVKVTSPDPVSRFISLSIVPSDLLESVEVSKSLTPEMEGDAIGGTVNLIFKDAPEYEYFKANGSIGYSAIFFNRRFDDFYHGAVQSKSPTERFGAAYNAPPGYFSRANLDFTKKNAPPTALLGFTYGRRFLKNKLGFIIADSYQNQFYGTNSEFNVAQPDIRDGKNFQPVIADVANRTYSTQQLNNGLSAHLDYKFDDNNKVSVDNVFLYTHLAQTRLSIDTSILGGNGGRIGPGTGTVFNDNRSNIQNQYVENLKLSGKHVIEKHFLFDWAGVYSNATQNAPDRADISINHLINPDFTSTPDYFDNISRIWQKSGNKDLSAMANIGYKTGLGEKSAIELKAGGLYRHSTRYNHQNEYILRPAATANGGKSGFTDIYSADFVVYNQTGTDQSDKTNYTAYEDITAGYGEVKLVLDNLAVIGGVRVEGTKQGYDTHPVVLDIRSNAKKTYTDVLPSVQLKYKLTENSNLRASYFKSIARPALYELVPTPTLGESTDVTGNPLVKHTEADNYDIRYELFPGKEQQLFVGGFYKNIINPIEFALNDSQNGQLNTSPQNFGTAKVTGAEVVYSKYFGDLGVSGNYTYTYSNIKTTKIYTSTDANGVSTSVPRLQSRPLQGQTGDVLNLSLLYKNDKQKAFVQLAYTYTSKTLSLIYPNYGYDYYQQPQSFLALSGEKQVAKHFVLTAKVNNLLNTPTTVLINNLVQSKDLYNVSFNLGFRYSL, from the coding sequence ATGATCAATAAAATTTACCTGTTATTCCTGTTAACCTTATTCACAACTGTTGCCTCTGCACAAACAGGGGGGATAAAAGGACAAATAATTGATGCGCAAACAAAAGAGCCTTTAAGTGGCGCGTTTGTCCATTTTGATAATAAGAACGGAGGTTCAGTTACCGATGCGTTTGGTAATTATGCTATCACCGGTGTTGATGCCGGGCAGTACAAGCTTAAAGTAAAATATATAGGCTATACTGAGTACAAGCAGGATGTTACCATTACAGCCGGCAAAGTATCTGTAATGAATATCCAGCTTTCGGAAAAGCCGGAAGAGCTTAAAACGGTTAAAGTTTACGGAACAACCAACGCAGAGTCAGAATCGTCATCCCGCCGTAAGGAAAGTAAGGCAGACAATATTATTAACGTACTGTCTGCACAGGCTATGCAAAGGTCGCCGGATATTAATGCTGCAAACGCCCTGCAACGCGTTTCTGCGGTAACCATCCAGCGTAATAGTGGGTCGGATGAAGCATATGCTATTATCAGAGGTTTGGAGCCCCGTTATAACAATACTTTAATTAATGGTGTTAAAGTGACCAGTCCCGATCCTGTTTCGCGGTTTATTTCATTAAGCATAGTTCCTTCAGACCTGCTGGAAAGTGTAGAAGTAAGCAAAAGTCTTACGCCCGAAATGGAAGGTGATGCAATAGGCGGAACCGTGAACCTGATTTTTAAAGATGCGCCGGAGTACGAGTATTTTAAGGCAAACGGCTCGATAGGCTATAGCGCCATTTTCTTTAACCGGAGGTTTGATGATTTTTATCATGGCGCGGTTCAAAGTAAAAGCCCGACTGAAAGGTTCGGAGCTGCTTATAACGCCCCTCCGGGCTATTTTTCAAGGGCTAACCTGGACTTTACCAAAAAGAATGCCCCACCGACCGCATTACTCGGTTTTACTTACGGCCGCAGGTTCCTTAAAAATAAATTAGGGTTTATTATTGCCGATAGTTACCAAAATCAGTTTTACGGCACAAATTCAGAATTTAACGTAGCTCAGCCCGATATCAGGGACGGTAAAAACTTTCAGCCGGTTATTGCCGATGTAGCCAACCGGACTTATTCAACCCAACAATTAAATAATGGATTATCGGCTCATCTTGATTATAAGTTTGATGATAATAACAAGGTAAGCGTTGATAACGTTTTCCTTTATACTCATCTTGCACAAACGCGTTTAAGTATCGATACCTCGATATTAGGAGGCAACGGGGGCAGGATAGGGCCTGGTACAGGTACCGTTTTTAACGACAACCGTTCAAACATACAGAATCAGTATGTTGAAAATCTTAAACTGAGCGGTAAACATGTTATTGAAAAACATTTCCTTTTTGATTGGGCGGGTGTTTACAGTAATGCTACCCAAAACGCGCCAGACAGGGCTGATATATCTATCAACCATTTGATTAACCCTGATTTTACAAGCACTCCCGATTATTTTGATAACATATCAAGGATCTGGCAAAAGAGCGGTAATAAAGACCTTAGCGCTATGGCCAATATCGGGTACAAAACAGGCCTGGGCGAAAAAAGTGCTATCGAACTAAAAGCCGGTGGTCTTTACAGGCATAGCACACGCTACAACCATCAAAACGAATACATTTTACGACCGGCTGCGACCGCCAATGGTGGCAAAAGTGGCTTTACCGATATCTATTCGGCCGATTTTGTGGTGTACAATCAAACAGGTACCGATCAAAGTGATAAAACCAATTATACCGCTTATGAAGATATCACTGCCGGTTACGGCGAAGTTAAACTCGTATTGGATAATTTGGCGGTTATCGGTGGTGTACGTGTTGAAGGTACTAAACAAGGATATGATACTCATCCCGTTGTTTTGGATATCCGCAGTAATGCGAAAAAGACTTACACAGATGTTTTACCAAGTGTTCAGTTAAAATATAAGCTTACCGAAAATTCAAACTTAAGGGCATCTTATTTTAAATCGATAGCACGCCCTGCATTATACGAGCTGGTGCCAACTCCAACCCTTGGCGAAAGTACCGATGTTACAGGTAATCCGCTTGTAAAGCACACCGAAGCAGATAATTATGATATTAGGTATGAACTTTTTCCGGGTAAAGAACAGCAATTGTTCGTTGGCGGGTTTTACAAAAATATCATCAACCCCATTGAGTTTGCATTAAATGATTCACAAAACGGACAGCTTAACACTTCCCCGCAAAATTTTGGCACGGCTAAGGTTACAGGCGCGGAGGTAGTTTACAGTAAGTATTTTGGAGATCTTGGCGTATCAGGTAACTACACCTATACCTACTCAAACATAAAAACCACAAAAATTTATACCTCTACCGATGCAAATGGGGTTTCTACCTCCGTTCCGAGGTTGCAAAGCAGGCCATTGCAGGGGCAAACAGGCGATGTACTGAACCTATCCTTGTTGTACAAAAATGATAAGCAAAAAGCTTTTGTTCAGTTAGCGTATACCTATACCAGTAAAACGCTGTCGCTGATCTATCCAAACTATGGATATGATTACTATCAGCAGCCGCAATCATTCCTGGCGCTATCGGGAGAAAAGCAGGTGGCTAAGCATTTTGTGTTAACAGCCAAAGTGAATAACCTGCTTAATACACCTACAACGGTACTGATCAATAACCTTGTTCAATCAAAAGATTTGTACAACGTGAGTTTCAATTTAGGTTTCAGGTATTCATTATAA